In Paractinoplanes brasiliensis, the following proteins share a genomic window:
- a CDS encoding helix-turn-helix domain-containing protein, which yields MSVDEGPTLRRRRLGAELKRCREAAGLTQENVSRHFEWHAAKVTRIETARVAVTPRDVKDLLTLYGVGDQDYREALVELARLSRERTWWTDYRDIMRPGNFVGLEAAAASMRAWEPIIVPGLLQTEAYMRALIRTGRSNESAQQTDRRVSLRLTRQTRLRAERPLELTAIIDESVVRRVVGGDDVMNEQLRHLIEIAQLPNVMLQILPFSAGEHTFLGGSAALLEFRETTHLDVVYLEGLAGDYYEEQPAEVVRYRQEFERLSARALDHRMTIKMIESLLVA from the coding sequence GTGTCCGTAGATGAAGGGCCAACCCTGCGCCGGCGCCGTCTGGGTGCGGAACTCAAGCGGTGTCGTGAAGCGGCAGGGCTGACGCAAGAGAACGTCTCGAGGCATTTCGAGTGGCACGCCGCCAAGGTCACGCGCATCGAGACGGCGCGTGTCGCGGTGACCCCGCGCGATGTGAAAGATCTTCTGACGCTGTACGGCGTGGGGGATCAGGACTATCGCGAGGCGCTCGTCGAACTGGCCCGGTTGTCGCGCGAGCGAACATGGTGGACGGACTACCGGGACATCATGCGCCCCGGCAACTTCGTCGGCCTGGAGGCGGCCGCCGCCTCGATGCGCGCCTGGGAACCGATCATCGTGCCCGGTCTGCTGCAGACGGAGGCGTACATGCGTGCGCTCATCCGCACCGGCCGGTCCAACGAGTCAGCCCAGCAAACCGACCGCCGTGTCTCGCTGCGCCTCACCCGGCAGACGCGCCTGCGCGCGGAGAGGCCGCTCGAGCTGACCGCCATCATCGACGAATCGGTGGTGCGCCGGGTGGTGGGCGGCGACGACGTCATGAATGAACAGCTTCGGCATCTGATCGAGATTGCTCAATTACCCAACGTAATGCTGCAGATTCTACCGTTCAGCGCCGGCGAACACACGTTCCTCGGCGGTTCAGCTGCGCTTTTGGAGTTTCGCGAGACCACCCATTTGGATGTTGTCTATCTTGAAGGTCTTGCGGGAGACTACTACGAAGAGCAACCGGCTGAGGTCGTTCGCTACCGGCAAGAGTTCGAACGATTGAGTGCCAGGGCGCTCGACCACCGGATGACCATCAAGATGATAGAGAGCCTGCTCGTCGCGTAG
- a CDS encoding DUF397 domain-containing protein — protein MLELLTHQQNAAVLTGAVWKKASRSNGNGGNNCVEVAFLDQGVAVRDSKDRSGPALMFTTAEWAAFVGSAKDGEFDIDA, from the coding sequence GTGCTTGAGTTGCTCACGCACCAGCAAAACGCTGCTGTTCTCACCGGCGCGGTCTGGAAGAAGGCCAGCCGCAGCAACGGCAACGGCGGTAACAACTGTGTCGAGGTCGCGTTCCTCGACCAGGGCGTTGCCGTCCGGGACAGCAAGGACCGCTCCGGTCCTGCACTGATGTTCACCACGGCGGAGTGGGCCGCCTTCGTCGGCTCGGCCAAGGACGGCGAGTTCGACATCGACGCCTGA
- a CDS encoding CAP domain-containing protein produces the protein MKRFVRRAVAIAALIAIPTLAGGPAFAATTAKAPKKAAVADQAAYETEVVKLTNAQRTARGCKALRIDDRLVKAARAHSQDMVRNGFFDHTGSDGSNFVTREVRAGYPRKGASAENIAWGYRTPQQVVTGWMNSSGHRKNILNCSSVAVGVGLAYTSSGAPYWTQDFGRI, from the coding sequence GTGAAGCGTTTCGTCCGCCGCGCCGTCGCCATCGCCGCCCTGATCGCCATCCCGACCCTCGCCGGAGGCCCCGCGTTCGCGGCGACCACCGCCAAGGCGCCGAAGAAGGCCGCGGTTGCCGACCAGGCCGCGTACGAGACCGAGGTCGTCAAACTCACCAACGCCCAGCGCACCGCCCGCGGCTGCAAGGCCCTGCGGATCGACGACCGCCTGGTCAAGGCGGCCCGCGCGCACAGCCAGGACATGGTCCGCAACGGCTTCTTCGACCACACCGGGTCGGACGGCAGCAACTTCGTCACCCGCGAGGTGCGCGCCGGCTACCCCCGCAAAGGCGCATCGGCCGAGAACATCGCCTGGGGCTACCGCACGCCGCAGCAGGTGGTCACGGGCTGGATGAACAGCTCCGGCCACCGCAAGAACATCCTGAACTGCTCCAGCGTCGCGGTCGGCGTCGGCCTGGCCTACACCTCAAGCGGCGCGCCGTACTGGACCCAGGACTTCGGCCGCATCTGA